TTCGCCGACGCAGGTGCTGCGTACAGCACGCATCATCCGCCCTCATATGATTCTTTTGCAGGTACATGCGGGAAGCCCTCTTCGCGAGCTGGAGTCATTATGTGCCGTTTTGCGTGATGACCGCCGATTAGACGGTATCGCATTATATCTCTATTTTCGTTCAGAGATGAGTGAACTGCCCATAAATTTGTTGCGGCATGTTGATGGACTCATCACCGCGTTTGAACGCCCCGACTTCGTGACGGCTCAGATTCTTGGAATATTGGCGCGGGTGAATCAACGACGAGAATCAAGTATTTGGGATCCCTACACGGATCTCTATTCGTTGGCCTACTTGCGAGAACGGTTGGAAGAAGAAATTATGCGGAACCAACGTCAACAAACCCGGCTAGGGATCATTGCCCTGACGGAGGATCCCCGAAGTGTTAGTGTCATGGATGCGGAACCAGGCCGAACCTATTTGAGTATCCGGCGTCTCGCAGAGTATTTGCAGTCTCGGATTCGGCGTTCAGATATTGTGGCGTACGACGGAATGGGCCGATTTTATTTAGTGCTGTTTGAGGCAAATCGCCGAGTAATATCGGAACGGATTAAGATGATGCAACAACAAATTCGGAACGATGCCGATATGGGTTTCGGATCATTGCTTGCTGGAATGGCTATGGCACCGGATCACGGGAATGTTCCCGAGGATTTGTTTATGCATGCCGATCGTACTTTGTGGGATGCCTTAGAGCATGTTCCCCTTTCTTCTTCGTTATCGACGCTGTCTCCCTAAAGTCTTTCCGTCTTTCTCTTTAGTTGATCCGCCAGATCGTTCGGCTATACAGTTTCCTGCAGGCAATGCCGATGAACCACTTAACGCATGAGGAAGGTCACAAGGTCAGATTATCGGCTATGGATTGATGCGCACGATGACGATGGAAACTTGAAGAGGTCTTGAAATAACACTCCCCAGAGCAACAGGATAAGGAGTTCGACAATGATGGAAGATTTTATAATGACGATACTCATGAACATGACCGATGGGGTCTCTTTAGTGGATCTGCAGTCAAAGCGTCTAATCTTTACTAATCCTGCCCTCTTGATGATGTTAGGTTATCGCTGGGACGAACTGAAGGAATTCACCATCTACGACCTTGTTGTCAGTGACAAAAACCAAATTGATGCGCATATACAACGTGTCTTGGAGGAACGTCGCCTGGATATTTCTGAGGGAGTGTTCCGCCACAAAATCGGAACGTTCAAGAGGTTGGAAGTCCATGCCACACCATTTTGGGGAATTGATGCGTTGTTGCTGCTTGTTTTGGTCAGAGAACGGAAGGACCTCTCGGAGCCTCGTCAGCTAGGTCTGCAACAACCGGACGAGGACGAGGATAAGCGAGATGCCTTGACAGGGTTTATGACTCGCCATGCCTTCCAACAAAAAATTCAAGACGGATTATCTGCTACCGTCCAGGGGACTTTATTATGGTTGGATATTACCCATTTTATGGATATTAACAAGGACCGCGGCTTTTCGGTAGGTGACATCATCTTGAAAATGTTTGCGGAACGGCTTCGACAGAGTGTCCCCGGGGACATCCTTATAGCCCGAATAGCGGACGATGAATTTGCCCTCTGGTCTCCTTATGACCGTGACGCATTAAGTGTCGCTCACGCGGTCCTCAACGCCGTGACTCGTCCTTATTTCGTTGACAACGATGTCCTGACGTTAACGGTTTCCATGGGCGTTGTCCGTTATCCTGAAGATGGCGTCAATATCGAGGCCCTATTCCGTCATGCGGTAGCGGCCTTGTGCCAGGCTAAAGAGGTTGTGGGAAGCACGATTTGCTCGTTTGACGCACAATATCATGCGGGTCATATGCTCCGGTTGACCTTGCGCAATCAGATACCCAAGGCTTTAGAAAACCACGAATTTCGCCTGTTTTACCAACCCCAAATTGACATTCAGACGAAAACACTGGTAGGGATGGAAGCGCTAGCCCGCTGGGACAAGCCCGGCTGGGGAATAATTCCTCCTGGTCAATTCATTCCGGTTATGGAACAAAGTGGATTGATAAGCGCTTTTGGTACCTGGGTAATGAAAACTGCCTGTGTTCAAAACAAAATGTGGCAAGATGCGGGATTAAATCCGGTAAAAATCGCTGTGAACGTGTCTGCCCAACAGTTTTCAGACAATACATTGATGGCCGCTGTTGAAGAAGCCTTAGCCATCAGTGGATTAAATCCGCAATGGATTGAGCTCGAAATTACCGAAGGAACGGCCATGCAAGATATTGACCATACCCGCTCCTTATTGCGAGAACTGAAAAATGTGGGGATCAATGTGGTCTTGGACGATTTCGGGACGGGATTTTCTTCGTTGGCTTACCTTAAAAATCTTCCCCTGGATGGCTTAAAAATCGATCTCAGCTTTATTCAACAGCTTCCTGATAGTGCAACGGATGCCGCGATTGTGATTGCTATCCTCAAAATGGCCAAGGTTCTTAACTTGTATGTAATTGCCGAAGGAGTAGAGACCGCCGAACAACTCGACTTCTTACGGAATGAAGGATGTGATGTGGCTCAAGGGTATTTCGTTAGTCCCCCGAAACCTGCTCAGGACTTAGAACCGTTGTGGGAAAATGCCGCGCGGCGAACACAAGTGCAATGAGAGATGACCAACCAAGAAGACTGAATACATAAATTGGAAAGGAGCGCTGAAAATCGATCCGGTGAAGGCTAACACATGTTCAGCGTATGCACCGGAAAAATGACCAGAGCGAGAAAAAATTGGAAAAGCGGATACGGCTTTGCTTTCTCATGGGGATCATAGTCACAATGGACAAAAGGCGATTGATGGTTAGAAGGAAATTAAAGCAGCACGGATCAATAATGAGGTGGATGATGTGGCAACATGGATTGAGCGCATTCGGGACACGGTGAAAAATCTGTTCCGCGGGGTTCAGACATCATTGCATCAAGTAGGTCATCTTGCCGCATTGTTGCCAGGGCGTCATGAAGCATCGGGACGCATTTGGATTGATTCAGGTGGTCAAGTTCATGTGCAAAATCCTCATGCTCTCCATGGACTCTATCCCATCATCATTGTTCCCCCCGCCGACAGTGGGATTACGGTTGAAATAAACGGCAATTTGGCTGAAGAGAATGAAGTTGTGGTGGAAGCGTCTGATCACATTGTGATTGCCACGATTCCAGAGCCGCCTCTTTCCCGTTTCGACATCCATATTGATGACGAGGGCATGATCGCTGTGTTGACGGTCGAATATCGTATGGGGAAAACCCGCACTATTGAATCCACGGAACCTGCCACCCGCTTGGTGATTCCGGTGAAAACTGAATGGGAGGCGCCTGATCCTATTACGGTGGAAGAAGTGCTTGAGAAGTTACACCGTTTAGGTGTTCATCCAGACCGGGTGGATCACGAAACTCTCGTAGATTTCGTCACTCGCCAGGAGTCGGGATCGGTGAGGGTGGCCCATGGGATCCCACCTGTTTCTGGAACCAGTGAATCCTATCAACCCCTTCCCGTGGAAACCAAGATTCGGTATTACCAGGGCATTGCGGTAGACCGCCCAGGGTTTGTAGAAATCGGCGAGATAATCGGAATTTTAGTGCCGGGTGAAGCCTCTCATCCCGGAATCACGGTGTGGGGCACACCGATTCTTCCCACTGCTCCCCCTCCCAATGTCTTTAAGCTTGGGGACGGCGTTGAAATGATGGAACGGGGCATGCATCTGGTGGCGACGCGTAGTGGGCGGGTTCGGTGGGAACCCGGCCATGTGCAAGTCATCCCGGAAAAAATTTTTACAGGACCTGTGCGAACGACCCTGGCTTACGATGGAGATTTGGTCATTGAAGGGGACGTTCAAGGAAAAGTAACCGCAGTCGCGTCTGGTCATATCATTATCACGGGATCGGTCATGGACGCGGAAATTGTGGCTAAAGAACAGATTTGGATTTTTGGAGAAACGCAAGGGGCTGTGATTTATTCCGGGTATCAAGACGTTTCTTATCCCGAAGTCCTTGAGCAGTTGCGGCGATTGAATGAAGTGCTTTGGATATTGGAACATGGTTATCACCAAGTGTGTGAACGGATGCCAGATAGCCACGTCGTACCAGGCAAAATTTTTGCCTGGCTGGTTCAAACCAAATTTCCGGAATGGCGTTCATTAGTTCAGTGGTTAGAAAAAATGAAGACACGTTCTCCTTACCGGAAAAATCCCGATCTTCGCCTGTTGGTGGAAGATATTTTGCCAGTAATCGGACGAGAGCAACTATTTCACATCGAAGACGTAACTTTGCTCGAGCGCATTCATCAAGGCATTGAGCACTTTATTGATACAGTCAAGCATGGAGAGCAAGGAAACTTCTTATCTGGAGTGTTTTTGAAAGTTGCCATTCACACCATGATTCGCAGTGCCGGTTCTGTTACCCTGCAAGAGGCCCGGTTATGCGATATTGAATCGGGCGATTTGGTGGATATCACTGGCCAAATGATTGGAGGGAATGTGACGGCCCAAGAGAGCGTAACGGCACGCACTTTGGGCTCAGAAGAAAGCATTGACACCTTCGTTTCCGTTATCAATCCCCGTGGTTTTGTGCGCAGTCACCTGATACATCCTCAAACTGTGGTGCAAATTGGAACGTATACGGAAGACTTTACGACTGCGATGACTGATGTTGTGATCGATCAAGGCTAATGCAGGCTAATGTAGGCTAATGTAGTGGTTTGATTCTTTAGGGGATCCGAATCGTTGATCGGTCCCTAGCTTATCCTTTGCCTGCATTGGGACTACGTGGACAGATATGCCGTTGATAAACCGGCCTATATTTGGGACTGTCTCTTTGTTATCTTTCGTGGTGTTAAACACTTTCCCGAACGAGGAAGTGAATATTTTCCGCTTCCGAACGCTGAACCATATTAAGCCATTCCCGCAAGGCGGATGCAGAGGACCCTGAGGCTTAATCGGCACGATAATCGCCACGCGTCATATGCCTGGATTTGTCACGTTAGTGGAGATGGAATTTGGCTACTGTCTGTGGTGTGAGAAGAGGAAGATGTTCATGAAAATCTTACAATTGAAAGCAAAATCGTTATTAAAAAGCAACGCTACCGTAAATGTTTCAAATGACAATCATGACAAAAACGCCGTATCTGTTGATGATAGGCGTTTTCACAGAGACCCTAAAGTTTTGCAATCAAGATGAGGGCTTTTGCTTTATAAACCCGAGCATAGCGTTGTCAGGCGAGGAATTTAGCCTGTCCGGCGATTTTGTGACCACGAATAGCGGTGGTTATCGAACATGCCAGGACTCATGAATCGGAATGCCCGCTTGCTCGATAAGGCGGTGAACGGGGCAGCGTCTACCGACTTCCCTGCGAACAAAATCCAATTCGGCTTCGGGAATTCCTGTGATGGCGATATCTAGTGTCACCGTGTGAAAGTATGGCGGCACAGGTGCATCCCCGCGTAATCCACGAGGATCAAGTTCGCCGCGCGCATGAAATTCTGAATTCACATCCGTCCATCCCTTTTCGTGCGCAACCATTTGGAGAACAACATTCATGCACCCGGTAAGGGAACCTAATAGCAATTCCAGGGGATTCGGTTTTTCGGCTTCGCCGCCCATGCGTTGTTCAACAGACCAAAATTCTGCGGTATTAGTACGGTGAAAGCCGGTTGCACCCTTTCCATGGGTCTGGATTTCAAATGTCATCGTGGCCAAAGCATTCAACTCCTATAATTCATATCAACCTAATAGGAATCATTGATTTTTTAACCAGTGATGTCAATATATTTTTTAGAAATGAACGATGACGTCATAAAGTTGTGGAATTAATGGTGCAATGGGAGAAAAATATTTTAACTAACACATAGTGTGGTTAAAAGGGAAGAGTTTTATCGTATTAACGAGACGTGAAATTGCCATGGTGCGCATGGCTTATCCTGAAACTCATATAACCAATCATGAGAATCGTTAAATTAATCCAATATCTTTCTCATTGAAAACAATTTCACTGGTCGCATAAGGAGGATTATGATACGGCCGTTACGCGGAGAACATCATAGGTAACTCCGTCGATCTGCGATCGAATTGTCACAAAATTTATTGCTATAGGGTATTTTAATTGCGAAACTTCTCGTACGATTGATCATGGAACAGGATGGATAAGCGAATGTCTATCGATTGGCATAAAATTGAGCCCACATTTCTGATATTGTAGCTAATGGAGGCAGGCTGATAGAAGCGCCTTTTTGGCTTGCTGCTAAAGCTCCTGCACAACAGCCGACTTCGCAAGCCTTGTCCCATGATAGTCCGTGTCTAATGCTGTGTGCTAGGGCACCATTGAATGCATCTCCGGCAGCTGTCGGATCGAGAGCAGTAATTGTGGGCGCAGGGATTTTTTGGCCAGGAATGTCATGAGTTTGAATAAATACTCCCTCATCACCCAGTGTGACAATGAGAGCACGAAAATGGGAATGGTTAACCCAAACTTGCTCGGCCTGTTCTTCGATTGTTGCGCCATCAAGGTGAGATAATACTGCAAGTTCTTGCACATTGGGCGTCAGGACATCAACCCATTTTAACAACTCATCGGTGATGGCTGTTGCGGGAGCCGGATCGCAAATGACTAACATATGTCGGTTTTTAGCTATTTGCGCAGCGGTTAAAGATGCCTCGATGGGGATTTCTCCTTGAAGCAGTAAGATCTCAGCGTTTTCCCATAAGTCTTGAGTCAGAAGAATATCTTCAGGTGTCACGAACCTATTAGCGCCGGGAACTTGTAAAATATACTGAGCATTTGGCAAAATCACTGGAACGGCGCATGATGTGATTCCGCTATGCAATATCCCTTGGGTGTCTAATCCTTTTTGGATCATTTGGTCAATAACCCAATGCCCTAAAATATCTTCACCAACTTTGCCGATAATGATGACGGGCTCGTCGCATAAAGCCGCTTGGAGTCCTTGGTTAATGGCTTTTCCGCCGAGAGTTAATCCGATAGAATCGACCAATAATGTTTCGCCCAAAACAGGATCTCGAGGCAGGCTTAAGGGCAAATCTACCACAATACTGCCTATAACAACAATTTTAGGTGTCGACATGCATACTCCCCACATTTCTTTAGAATTTTCTTGTATCTACTAGCTTCGAGCTGGTAGTCGCGATATGATTAAAACACCTTTGGCAAAAAAGGAATGAATGTCATGTTGTTTGATCCTCACCATCGAATTTGGGATTTTTGGGCGGTGCACGACAAGCACCAGTACCACCTTTATTTTTTACAAGCACCTCGAGCTGGACACGCATATATCCGTCATGATTTGGCTAGTATTGGCCATGCGGTTTCTTCGGATCTAATTCATTGGCAACGGCGTCAAGATGCGTTACACAAAGGGCGAGCGGGACAATGGGACGATCTGTCGTTGTGGACAGGGAGCGTGATGGGATATCAAGATAAATGGTTTATGTTTTATACGGGACGAGATGCGCGAACCAGAACGCAGAATATTGGGCTAGCCGTTTCCGATAATCTGGATATTTGGACTCGATTTGGTCAATCGCCCATTCTTTATCCGCATTCTAAGTGGTATATGACTGGCTCTGAAGAGACACCCGAATCTTTTACATGGCGGGATCCTTTTGTTGTATATGACCCACATTCCCAGCTGTTCTATCTCTTAATTGCGTGTCATGATCGTTCACGTCCTTTAGGCTATCAAGGTGCTATTGGCTACGCTGTGTCTGAGGATTTATATCACTGGACATTAATGCCGCCTCTGTTAAGCCCAGGTTGGTTTCAGCACTTAGAAGTTCCGACAATTATTTGGTGGGAGGATGCCTGGTATCTGTTTGTGTCCGTCAAAGCTGAATGGTTCCATCCGTCCAGTCCCTTTGGCCGACCTATTACCGGCACTTTATGTTTTCGTAGCCAAAACATTACTGGCCCTTTCGTCGTTGTCAAACCACCTATCGTTGTCGAAAAGTGGTATGCATTACGCCCGGTTAACTTGGGAACCCAGTGGGGTTTGTTGGGATGGCGCATGGGTGAGGAAGAAGGATATCCCCAACATCCTTTTCCGTATGGTGTAGATAATCCCAAAGGTTTGATTCAGACTGCAAACCATACCTTGCAAATAATTAACCTTTAGTGCCGGTTGTTGCGATCCCTTCCACAATCGCCCGCTGTCCCAAAATATAGAGGATGAAAACAGGAATACTGATAAACACTGTAGCGGCCATTAACAAATTGTAAATAGTGGAAAATTCTCCTTGAAAGGCTACTAATCCCAGTTGCACCGTATACATGGACTTCGTTTCTGTAAACAAGAAAGGTAAATAAAAGGAATTCCATTCAGCAATAAATGTTAGTAGTGACAGAGTTACAGTAGCAGGCTTCGCAAGCGGCAAATAAACATGCCACAATACTTGCCACGGGGTAGCTCCATCAAGCATTGCGGCCTCTTGAAAGGATTCTGGGATGGTTAAGAAAAACTGACGATAGAGAAAGATCCCAA
The Sulfobacillus thermosulfidooxidans DNA segment above includes these coding regions:
- a CDS encoding diguanylate cyclase domain-containing protein encodes the protein MNDKLWDSNRFHARARILLQHLTRLKNLWTLGPMTEREVRTLWFYLFQLAGTGVALDYSEIVPAARGFFEWVEETVRQGSMGGEEFQQRLDYVLEATTRQMAGETPSALESPGDMAWGDRVVIVDNKPAPKWEKALRQHAISVFTMPFSPTQVLRTARIIRPHMILLQVHAGSPLRELESLCAVLRDDRRLDGIALYLYFRSEMSELPINLLRHVDGLITAFERPDFVTAQILGILARVNQRRESSIWDPYTDLYSLAYLRERLEEEIMRNQRQQTRLGIIALTEDPRSVSVMDAEPGRTYLSIRRLAEYLQSRIRRSDIVAYDGMGRFYLVLFEANRRVISERIKMMQQQIRNDADMGFGSLLAGMAMAPDHGNVPEDLFMHADRTLWDALEHVPLSSSLSTLSP
- a CDS encoding sensor domain-containing protein, translated to MMEDFIMTILMNMTDGVSLVDLQSKRLIFTNPALLMMLGYRWDELKEFTIYDLVVSDKNQIDAHIQRVLEERRLDISEGVFRHKIGTFKRLEVHATPFWGIDALLLLVLVRERKDLSEPRQLGLQQPDEDEDKRDALTGFMTRHAFQQKIQDGLSATVQGTLLWLDITHFMDINKDRGFSVGDIILKMFAERLRQSVPGDILIARIADDEFALWSPYDRDALSVAHAVLNAVTRPYFVDNDVLTLTVSMGVVRYPEDGVNIEALFRHAVAALCQAKEVVGSTICSFDAQYHAGHMLRLTLRNQIPKALENHEFRLFYQPQIDIQTKTLVGMEALARWDKPGWGIIPPGQFIPVMEQSGLISAFGTWVMKTACVQNKMWQDAGLNPVKIAVNVSAQQFSDNTLMAAVEEALAISGLNPQWIELEITEGTAMQDIDHTRSLLRELKNVGINVVLDDFGTGFSSLAYLKNLPLDGLKIDLSFIQQLPDSATDAAIVIAILKMAKVLNLYVIAEGVETAEQLDFLRNEGCDVAQGYFVSPPKPAQDLEPLWENAARRTQVQ
- a CDS encoding flagellar assembly protein A, which encodes MATWIERIRDTVKNLFRGVQTSLHQVGHLAALLPGRHEASGRIWIDSGGQVHVQNPHALHGLYPIIIVPPADSGITVEINGNLAEENEVVVEASDHIVIATIPEPPLSRFDIHIDDEGMIAVLTVEYRMGKTRTIESTEPATRLVIPVKTEWEAPDPITVEEVLEKLHRLGVHPDRVDHETLVDFVTRQESGSVRVAHGIPPVSGTSESYQPLPVETKIRYYQGIAVDRPGFVEIGEIIGILVPGEASHPGITVWGTPILPTAPPPNVFKLGDGVEMMERGMHLVATRSGRVRWEPGHVQVIPEKIFTGPVRTTLAYDGDLVIEGDVQGKVTAVASGHIIITGSVMDAEIVAKEQIWIFGETQGAVIYSGYQDVSYPEVLEQLRRLNEVLWILEHGYHQVCERMPDSHVVPGKIFAWLVQTKFPEWRSLVQWLEKMKTRSPYRKNPDLRLLVEDILPVIGREQLFHIEDVTLLERIHQGIEHFIDTVKHGEQGNFLSGVFLKVAIHTMIRSAGSVTLQEARLCDIESGDLVDITGQMIGGNVTAQESVTARTLGSEESIDTFVSVINPRGFVRSHLIHPQTVVQIGTYTEDFTTAMTDVVIDQG
- a CDS encoding OsmC family protein; amino-acid sequence: MTFEIQTHGKGATGFHRTNTAEFWSVEQRMGGEAEKPNPLELLLGSLTGCMNVVLQMVAHEKGWTDVNSEFHARGELDPRGLRGDAPVPPYFHTVTLDIAITGIPEAELDFVRREVGRRCPVHRLIEQAGIPIHESWHVR
- a CDS encoding ribokinase, which translates into the protein MSTPKIVVIGSIVVDLPLSLPRDPVLGETLLVDSIGLTLGGKAINQGLQAALCDEPVIIIGKVGEDILGHWVIDQMIQKGLDTQGILHSGITSCAVPVILPNAQYILQVPGANRFVTPEDILLTQDLWENAEILLLQGEIPIEASLTAAQIAKNRHMLVICDPAPATAITDELLKWVDVLTPNVQELAVLSHLDGATIEEQAEQVWVNHSHFRALIVTLGDEGVFIQTHDIPGQKIPAPTITALDPTAAGDAFNGALAHSIRHGLSWDKACEVGCCAGALAASQKGASISLPPLATISEMWAQFYANR
- a CDS encoding family 43 glycosylhydrolase, with the protein product MNVMLFDPHHRIWDFWAVHDKHQYHLYFLQAPRAGHAYIRHDLASIGHAVSSDLIHWQRRQDALHKGRAGQWDDLSLWTGSVMGYQDKWFMFYTGRDARTRTQNIGLAVSDNLDIWTRFGQSPILYPHSKWYMTGSEETPESFTWRDPFVVYDPHSQLFYLLIACHDRSRPLGYQGAIGYAVSEDLYHWTLMPPLLSPGWFQHLEVPTIIWWEDAWYLFVSVKAEWFHPSSPFGRPITGTLCFRSQNITGPFVVVKPPIVVEKWYALRPVNLGTQWGLLGWRMGEEEGYPQHPFPYGVDNPKGLIQTANHTLQIINL